The Antarcticibacterium flavum genome contains the following window.
ATTGATCCGTGAAAAATTATTCATATCGCTAATGAAAATGGAAGTTTTGATCACATTCTCAAAGGTCATTCCTGCTTCTGTCAAAATAGCTTTTAGGTTCTCCATTACAAGTGTAGTCTCTCTTTCAAGATTTTCCACCTCGAGTTCATTGGTTTCAGGATTTATTGCGATTTGTCCGGAGGTATAAAGCATATTCCCACAAAGCACCGCCTGATTGTAAGGACCTATAGGCGTAGGGGCATTGTTGGTTTTGATGATCT
Protein-coding sequences here:
- a CDS encoding RidA family protein → MKKIIKTNNAPTPIGPYNQAVLCGNMLYTSGQIAINPETNELEVENLERETTLVMENLKAILTEAGMTFENVIKTSIFISDMNNFSRINEVYGKYFDPETAPARETVEVANLPKFVNVEISAIAVK